From Oryza brachyantha chromosome 9, ObraRS2, whole genome shotgun sequence, a single genomic window includes:
- the LOC121055347 gene encoding probable E3 ubiquitin-protein ligase XERICO: MGISSMPAPKDSLVLYVLYNAVVSLAALAAVVRAALVFFGLPAPPSLTLGEDGEDAAVSVSAAVVGPSLAETFRARFRPARFGRRRAAADCRVCLVRFEPEAVVNRLPCGHLFHRACLETWLDYDHATCPLCRSRLLPAAADPRAPLAPRT; this comes from the coding sequence atggggatcTCGAGCATGCCAGCGCCCAAGGACAGCCTGGTGCTGTACGTGCTGTACAACGCGGTGGTGTCGTTGGCGGCGTTGGCAGCGGTGGTGCGGGCGGCGCTGGTGTTCTtcggcctccccgcgccgccgtcgctgacgCTCGGCGAGGACGGGGAGGACGCGGCCGTGTCCGTGtccgcggcggtggtggggccGAGCCTGGCGGAGACGTTCAGGGCGAGGTTCCGCCCGGCGCGGTtcgggcggaggcgcgccgcggcggactGCCGCGTCTGCCTGGTGCGGTTCGAGCCGGAGGCGGTGGTTAACCGCCTCCCCTGCGGCCACCTCTTCCACCGCGCCTGCCTCGAGACCTGGCTCGACTACGACCACGCCACCTGCCCGCTCTGCCGctcccgcctcctccccgccgccgccgacccacGCGCGCCGCTGGCGCCGCGGACttag
- the LOC102702966 gene encoding putative F-box protein At1g32420, with product MENTVVQPLSPPAIRMTQDVTEQILVRLPVSSLVRFHSVCKQWCRVISSPRFITEHARRAPEQLLLFLPRVDASAAGIRAVKPGQAMVFDEKWSPSTLASSSSSSSSMDADDHLFASCNGLLCFYGQHAVKVANPVTGDCLLVSKPDGILLHDFYYLYSFGFHPVSGEYKLTHFPREPRRYRSGRPFHFDAIQVHTIGDDKWRDIRAPVECCLVNLGVVHVDGAMYWLTEDEERRSSGSGSGMKIMSFDLKEETFSPIQPPPLLQDQAKHSHNNRKLTHYLSEMDGKVCLVTTPFHSHVPRGAATTQRSMAGWTSGSLKFRLNSLNMSGA from the coding sequence ATGGAGAACACTGTAGTGCAGCCATTGTCACCTCCTGCCATAAGAATGACACAAGATGTCACTGAGCAGATACTTGTCAGGCTCCCGGTGAGCTCCCTGGTGAGATTCCACAGCGTGTGCAAGCAATGGTGCAGAGTGATCAGCTCACCCCGTTTCATCACTGAACATGCTCGTCGTGCACCCGAACAGCTGCTCCTTTTCTTGCCTAGAGTGGACGCATCAGCAGCAGGAATCAGGGCTGTCAAACCTGGCCAAGCAATGGTCTTTGATGAGAAGTGGTCACCGTCGACAttggcatcatcatcatcatcatcatcatcgatGGACGCCGATGATCACCTTTTCGCGTCGTGCAATGGCCTTCTTTGCTTCTACGGGCAGCACGCGGTGAAGGTAGCCAACCCTGTGACCGGCGACTGCTTGCTCGTCTCGAAACCCGACGGGATTCTGCTGCATGATTTCTACTATCTGTACAGCTTTGGGTTTCACCCTGTGTCAGGAGAGTACAAGCTCACGCATTTCCCCCGCGAACCGCGGCGCTACAGATCAGGGCGGCCTTTCCATTTCGATGCCATTCAGGTGCACACCATTGGTGATGACAAGTGGAGAGACATCAGAGCTCCAGTGGAGTGTTGCTTGGTGAACCTTGGAGTTGTGCATGTGGATGGGGCCATGTACTGGCTAACTGAAgatgaagaaagaagaagcagTGGCAGTGGCAGTGGCATGAAAATCATGTCGTTTGATCTCAAGGAAGAAACCTTCTCACCAATTCAGCCTCCACCATTGCTACAAGATCAAGCTAAACACTCTCACAACAACCGAAAACTCACTCACTACTTATCAGAGATGGACGGCAAGGTATGCCTGGTGACCACCCCATTCCACAGCCATGTCCCCCGTGGCGCCGCTACAACACAGAGATCTATGGCAGGATGGACATCTGGATCCTTGAAATTCAGACTGAATTCACTGAACATGAGTGGCGCCTGA
- the LOC102702493 gene encoding serine/threonine-protein kinase D6PK-like, protein MSSKSLLQSMPGQAAKPKDTGEDERQGGNSEIVSEERTPSDKQQGSPVSMLDKELSGISSESGTLDDSLVVEEDSGELKEIQNLDCNGNQEKKTSQKSSTSDSFASAKVSDGTNSLRKTSGSAKTSDRANFTESGKSSMCRASTSSDISDESSRSSMSSATTKPHKGNDSRWEAIQTVKTKDGILGLNHFRLLKKLGSGDIGSVYLSELSGTRSYFAMKVMDKASLASRKKLLRSQTELEILQSLDHPFLPTLYTHFETDKFSCLVMEFCPGGDLHTLRQRQPGKHFSEQAAKFYVAEVLLALEYLHMLGIIYRDLKPENVLVREDGHIMLSDFDLSLRCSVSPTVVKSANPTLDALQRNNAAYCVQPACIEPSCIQPSCVAPTTCFGPRFFKSKSKSKSKKEKPKLDAPNQATLFPELIAEPTDARSMSFVGTHEYLAPEIIKGEGHGSAVDWWTFGIFLYELLFGKTPFKGSGNRATLFNVVGQPLRFPESPIVSFSARDMIRGLLVKDPQHRLGYKRGATEIKQHPFFEGVNWALIRCASPPDIPKPVELDCRPKQVPSANGKVAPASNQKGSDNYLEFEFF, encoded by the exons ATGTCATCTAAATCGCTGTTGCAAAGTATGCCTGGTCAAGCGGCAAAGCCGAAGGACACTGGGGAAGATGAAAGGCAGGGAGGTAATTCTGAGATAGTTTCAGAGGAGCGAACGCCATCTGACAAGCAGCAAGGTTCTCCTGTGTCTATGCTGGACAAGGAGCTTTCGGGCATATCTTCAGAGTCTGGGACCCTGGATGATTCATTAGTCGTGGAGGAAGATTCTGGTGAGTTAAAGGAGATCCAAAACTTGGATTGTAATGGGAATCAGGAAAAGAAGACGTCACAAAAGAGTAGTACAAGCGACAGCTTCGCTTCTGCTAAAGTGAGTGATGGGACAAATAGTTTGAGGAAGACCAGTGGTAGTGCTAAGACAAGTGACAGAGCTAATTTCACTGAGAGCGGGAAGAGCAGCATGTGCCGCGCGAGCACGAGCAGCGACATAAGTGATGAGAGCTCGCGCAGCAGTATGAGCAGCGCCACTACAAAGCCGCACAAAGGGAATGATTCAAGGTGGGAAGCAATCCAAACGGTCAAAACCAAGGATGGTATTCTTGGTTTGAACCATTTTAGACTGCTTAAGAAGTTAGGCTCAGGAGATATTGGCAGCGTGTATCTCTCAGAATTGAGTGGTACTAGGAGTTACTTTGCAATGAAGGTCATGGATAAGGCATCTTTGGCAAGTCGGAAGAAGCTTCTTCGATCACAGACTGAGCTTGAGATACTGCAGTCCCTTGATCATCCATTTCTACCAACCCTATATACTCACTTCGAGACGGATAAATTTTCATGTCTGGTCATGGAATTCTGCCCTGGAGGGGACCTTCACACTCTTCGACAAAGGCAGCCTGGAAAACATTTTTCAGAGCAAGCAGCAAA GTTCTATGTGGCAGAGGTTCTCCTAGCTTTGGAGTACCTGCATATGCTTGGTATCATATATCGTGATCTGAAGCCAGAAAATGTCCTAGTTCGGGAGGATGGCCACATCATGCTGTCTGATTTCGACCTCTCTCTGCGCTGTTCAGTGAGCCCAACTGTTGTCAAGTCTGCAAATCCTACCTTAGATGCATTGCAGAGGAATAATGCAGCATACTGTGTTCAGCCTGCTTGCATAGAGCCATCGTGCATTCAGCCATCATGCGTTGCTCCAACCACGTGCTTTGGACCTAGGTTCTTCAAGTCTAAGTCCAAATCAAAGTCAAAGAAGGAGAAACCGAAGCTGGATGCTCCAAACCAAGCTACCCTTTTCCCTGAGCTCATCGCTGAACCAACTGATGCTCGGTCCATGTCATTTGTCGGCACCCATGAGTACTTGGCCCCAGAAATTATAAAAGGGGAGGGCCATGGGAGTGCAGTGGATTGGTGGACCTTCGGCATATTCTTGTATGAGCTATTGTTTGGCAAGACCCCTTTCAAGGGTTCAGGCAATCGAGCTACGCTCTTCAATGTCGTTGGCCAGCCCTTGCGGTTCCCAGAGTCCCCGATAGTGAGCTTCTCGGCGAGGGACATGATAAGGGGACTACTGGTCAAGGACCCTCAGCACCGACTCGGTTACAAGCGTGGGGCTACAGAGATAAAGCAGCATCCATTCTTTGAGGGTGTCAACTGGGCACTAATAAGATGCGCGAGCCCTCCAGACATACCAAAGCCAGTTGAGCTCGATTGTCGCCCAAAGCAGGTGCCATCAGCAAATGGGAAGGTTGCACCAGCTTCCAACCAGAAGGGCTCAGACAACTATCTagagtttgaatttttctag
- the LOC102703242 gene encoding uncharacterized protein LOC102703242 isoform X3, whose protein sequence is MAHIRCAPCRPLIFFRQENLGQLLYPCEAILFDEAWSPSKWDIPVIEPDDFLCASCNGLICLYSTKSTIKIANLATGECMHLAKPVRNSKTDHFSYYSFGFHPVTKQYKVMHCLRDEQLHDGTSFSTIQVYTLGDEKWRDVRTPQALSLRCVERSGAVNVDGAMYWLTEDAKSVWKRVVVAFDLSEELFWWLQLPLVDPASCMLGNPDQLLITVTDIDGKLSVATRSYSGLIGKMHIWTFDSKLEQRWIQKCTIRLSVLNVPGPHWICGDKIILHDFYRNLHFYELMEENSEIELSKIVKLLDFSPRQENNMQCFMFAKSLVRLDAFRKAGVVRRPKRQEGWKLKKWEVWMGSIHRLEKYCRRSCEMQHKISECADKMGIKINLILQQLPDLQASSLQPINWVEYKRVLEILSVNLDNMHDVLVVMTQAAHDAHHKENTHVADQGASSSAVDRSGS, encoded by the exons ATGGCGCACATCCGGTGCGCGCCATGTCGCCCCCTGATTTTCTTCCGACAAGAGAATTTAGGGCAGCTCCTGTACCCTTGTGAGGCGATCCTCTTTGATGAAGCCTGGTCGCCATCAAAATGGGATATACCTGTGATTGAGCCTGATGATTTTCTGTGTGCTTCATGCAATGGGCTTATTTGCTTGTACTCAACGAAATCAACAATCAAGATAGCCAACCTTGCAACTGGTGAATGCATGCATCTGGCAAAACCTGTCAGGAACTCAAAGACTGATCACTTCTCTTATTACAGCTTTGGGTTTCACCCAGTGACAAAGCAATACAAGGTTATGCACTGTCTTCGCGACGAGCAGCTGCATGATGGTACTAGCTTCAGCACCATTCAAGTTTACACGCTTGGTGATGAGAAATGGAGAGATGTTAGAACTCCACAGGCTCTAAGCTTGCGCTGTGTGGAAAGATCTGGAGCTGTCAACGTTGATGGGGCAATGTACTGGTTAACTGAAGATGCGAAAAGTGTCTGGAAACGGGTAGTTGTGGCTTTTGATCTCAGTGAAGAACTTTTCTGGTGGTTACAGCTCCCATTAGTTGATCCTGCAAGCTGTATGCTTGGTAATCCTGACCAATTGCTGATTACTGTCACAGATATTGATGGGAAGCTGTCTGTGGCTACCAGAAGCTATTCAGGACTTATAGGGAAGATGCATATCTGGACATTTGACAGCAAGTTAGAGCAAAGATGGATCCAGAAGTGCACCATTCGCTTATCGGTGCTTAACGTCCCAGGACCACATTGGATCTGTGGTGATAAAATTATCTTGCATGATTTTTATAGAAACCTACATTTCTATGAGTTGATGGAGGAGAATTCTGAGATTGAATTGAGCAAGATAGTGAAGCTATTAGATTTCAGCCCCAGGCAGGAAAACAATATGCAATGCTTTATGTTTGCGAAGTCGCTTGTACGGTTGGATGCATTCAGAAAGGCTGGTGTTGTGCGTAGGCCAAAGCGACAGGAGGGTTGGAAATTGAAGAAATGGGAAGTGTGGATGGGTAGCATCCATCGTCTAGAGAAATATTGCAGAAGGAGCTGTGAGATGCAACACAAGATTTCT GAATGTGCAGATAAAATGGGCATCAAGATCAACCTGATTTTACAGCAGCTACCAGATTTG CAGGCTAGTTCCCTCCAGCCGATAAACTGGGTGGAGTATAAGCGAGTATTAGAGATACTGAGTGTTAATCTGGATAACATGCATGACGTATTAGTG GTCATGACCCAGGCAGCTCATGATGCCCATCATAAGGAAAACACCCATGTGGCAGATCAG GGTGCCTCGAGTTCGGCTGTTGACAGATCTGGCTCATGA
- the LOC102703242 gene encoding F-box protein At3g07870-like isoform X1 yields the protein MESLRKPREPTSGEGSGRRAAAGVRRCVRRSGRSHEQSMASNKTMAMEPSKKSYMAWLPQDIVELILVRLPVSTLLRCRGVCKQWDRIIRDTQFGMAHIRCAPCRPLIFFRQENLGQLLYPCEAILFDEAWSPSKWDIPVIEPDDFLCASCNGLICLYSTKSTIKIANLATGECMHLAKPVRNSKTDHFSYYSFGFHPVTKQYKVMHCLRDEQLHDGTSFSTIQVYTLGDEKWRDVRTPQALSLRCVERSGAVNVDGAMYWLTEDAKSVWKRVVVAFDLSEELFWWLQLPLVDPASCMLGNPDQLLITVTDIDGKLSVATRSYSGLIGKMHIWTFDSKLEQRWIQKCTIRLSVLNVPGPHWICGDKIILHDFYRNLHFYELMEENSEIELSKIVKLLDFSPRQENNMQCFMFAKSLVRLDAFRKAGVVRRPKRQEGWKLKKWEVWMGSIHRLEKYCRRSCEMQHKISECADKMGIKINLILQQLPDLASSLQPINWVEYKRVLEILSVNLDNMHDVLVVMTQAAHDAHHKENTHVADQGASSSAVDRSGS from the exons atggaaTCCCTTCGGAAACCGCGGGAACCCACCAGCGGCGAGGGGAGCGGAcgccgggccgccgccggggtTCGCCGATGCGTCC GACGATCTGGTAGATCCCACGAGCAAAGCATGGCTTCTAACAAAACCATGGCAATGGAGCCAAGCAAGAAAAGTTACATGGCCTGGTTGCCACAAGACATCGTGGAACTGATACTTGTTAGGCTCCCGGTAAGCACTCTGCTGAGGTGTCGTGGTGTCTGCAAGCAGTGGGATCGCATTATCCGTGATACTCAGTTCGGCATGGCGCACATCCGGTGCGCGCCATGTCGCCCCCTGATTTTCTTCCGACAAGAGAATTTAGGGCAGCTCCTGTACCCTTGTGAGGCGATCCTCTTTGATGAAGCCTGGTCGCCATCAAAATGGGATATACCTGTGATTGAGCCTGATGATTTTCTGTGTGCTTCATGCAATGGGCTTATTTGCTTGTACTCAACGAAATCAACAATCAAGATAGCCAACCTTGCAACTGGTGAATGCATGCATCTGGCAAAACCTGTCAGGAACTCAAAGACTGATCACTTCTCTTATTACAGCTTTGGGTTTCACCCAGTGACAAAGCAATACAAGGTTATGCACTGTCTTCGCGACGAGCAGCTGCATGATGGTACTAGCTTCAGCACCATTCAAGTTTACACGCTTGGTGATGAGAAATGGAGAGATGTTAGAACTCCACAGGCTCTAAGCTTGCGCTGTGTGGAAAGATCTGGAGCTGTCAACGTTGATGGGGCAATGTACTGGTTAACTGAAGATGCGAAAAGTGTCTGGAAACGGGTAGTTGTGGCTTTTGATCTCAGTGAAGAACTTTTCTGGTGGTTACAGCTCCCATTAGTTGATCCTGCAAGCTGTATGCTTGGTAATCCTGACCAATTGCTGATTACTGTCACAGATATTGATGGGAAGCTGTCTGTGGCTACCAGAAGCTATTCAGGACTTATAGGGAAGATGCATATCTGGACATTTGACAGCAAGTTAGAGCAAAGATGGATCCAGAAGTGCACCATTCGCTTATCGGTGCTTAACGTCCCAGGACCACATTGGATCTGTGGTGATAAAATTATCTTGCATGATTTTTATAGAAACCTACATTTCTATGAGTTGATGGAGGAGAATTCTGAGATTGAATTGAGCAAGATAGTGAAGCTATTAGATTTCAGCCCCAGGCAGGAAAACAATATGCAATGCTTTATGTTTGCGAAGTCGCTTGTACGGTTGGATGCATTCAGAAAGGCTGGTGTTGTGCGTAGGCCAAAGCGACAGGAGGGTTGGAAATTGAAGAAATGGGAAGTGTGGATGGGTAGCATCCATCGTCTAGAGAAATATTGCAGAAGGAGCTGTGAGATGCAACACAAGATTTCT GAATGTGCAGATAAAATGGGCATCAAGATCAACCTGATTTTACAGCAGCTACCAGATTTG GCTAGTTCCCTCCAGCCGATAAACTGGGTGGAGTATAAGCGAGTATTAGAGATACTGAGTGTTAATCTGGATAACATGCATGACGTATTAGTG GTCATGACCCAGGCAGCTCATGATGCCCATCATAAGGAAAACACCCATGTGGCAGATCAG GGTGCCTCGAGTTCGGCTGTTGACAGATCTGGCTCATGA
- the LOC102703242 gene encoding F-box protein At3g07870-like isoform X2: MASNKTMAMEPSKKSYMAWLPQDIVELILVRLPVSTLLRCRGVCKQWDRIIRDTQFGMAHIRCAPCRPLIFFRQENLGQLLYPCEAILFDEAWSPSKWDIPVIEPDDFLCASCNGLICLYSTKSTIKIANLATGECMHLAKPVRNSKTDHFSYYSFGFHPVTKQYKVMHCLRDEQLHDGTSFSTIQVYTLGDEKWRDVRTPQALSLRCVERSGAVNVDGAMYWLTEDAKSVWKRVVVAFDLSEELFWWLQLPLVDPASCMLGNPDQLLITVTDIDGKLSVATRSYSGLIGKMHIWTFDSKLEQRWIQKCTIRLSVLNVPGPHWICGDKIILHDFYRNLHFYELMEENSEIELSKIVKLLDFSPRQENNMQCFMFAKSLVRLDAFRKAGVVRRPKRQEGWKLKKWEVWMGSIHRLEKYCRRSCEMQHKISECADKMGIKINLILQQLPDLASSLQPINWVEYKRVLEILSVNLDNMHDVLVVMTQAAHDAHHKENTHVADQGASSSAVDRSGS; the protein is encoded by the exons ATGGCTTCTAACAAAACCATGGCAATGGAGCCAAGCAAGAAAAGTTACATGGCCTGGTTGCCACAAGACATCGTGGAACTGATACTTGTTAGGCTCCCGGTAAGCACTCTGCTGAGGTGTCGTGGTGTCTGCAAGCAGTGGGATCGCATTATCCGTGATACTCAGTTCGGCATGGCGCACATCCGGTGCGCGCCATGTCGCCCCCTGATTTTCTTCCGACAAGAGAATTTAGGGCAGCTCCTGTACCCTTGTGAGGCGATCCTCTTTGATGAAGCCTGGTCGCCATCAAAATGGGATATACCTGTGATTGAGCCTGATGATTTTCTGTGTGCTTCATGCAATGGGCTTATTTGCTTGTACTCAACGAAATCAACAATCAAGATAGCCAACCTTGCAACTGGTGAATGCATGCATCTGGCAAAACCTGTCAGGAACTCAAAGACTGATCACTTCTCTTATTACAGCTTTGGGTTTCACCCAGTGACAAAGCAATACAAGGTTATGCACTGTCTTCGCGACGAGCAGCTGCATGATGGTACTAGCTTCAGCACCATTCAAGTTTACACGCTTGGTGATGAGAAATGGAGAGATGTTAGAACTCCACAGGCTCTAAGCTTGCGCTGTGTGGAAAGATCTGGAGCTGTCAACGTTGATGGGGCAATGTACTGGTTAACTGAAGATGCGAAAAGTGTCTGGAAACGGGTAGTTGTGGCTTTTGATCTCAGTGAAGAACTTTTCTGGTGGTTACAGCTCCCATTAGTTGATCCTGCAAGCTGTATGCTTGGTAATCCTGACCAATTGCTGATTACTGTCACAGATATTGATGGGAAGCTGTCTGTGGCTACCAGAAGCTATTCAGGACTTATAGGGAAGATGCATATCTGGACATTTGACAGCAAGTTAGAGCAAAGATGGATCCAGAAGTGCACCATTCGCTTATCGGTGCTTAACGTCCCAGGACCACATTGGATCTGTGGTGATAAAATTATCTTGCATGATTTTTATAGAAACCTACATTTCTATGAGTTGATGGAGGAGAATTCTGAGATTGAATTGAGCAAGATAGTGAAGCTATTAGATTTCAGCCCCAGGCAGGAAAACAATATGCAATGCTTTATGTTTGCGAAGTCGCTTGTACGGTTGGATGCATTCAGAAAGGCTGGTGTTGTGCGTAGGCCAAAGCGACAGGAGGGTTGGAAATTGAAGAAATGGGAAGTGTGGATGGGTAGCATCCATCGTCTAGAGAAATATTGCAGAAGGAGCTGTGAGATGCAACACAAGATTTCT GAATGTGCAGATAAAATGGGCATCAAGATCAACCTGATTTTACAGCAGCTACCAGATTTG GCTAGTTCCCTCCAGCCGATAAACTGGGTGGAGTATAAGCGAGTATTAGAGATACTGAGTGTTAATCTGGATAACATGCATGACGTATTAGTG GTCATGACCCAGGCAGCTCATGATGCCCATCATAAGGAAAACACCCATGTGGCAGATCAG GGTGCCTCGAGTTCGGCTGTTGACAGATCTGGCTCATGA